One Pelobates fuscus isolate aPelFus1 chromosome 8, aPelFus1.pri, whole genome shotgun sequence genomic window carries:
- the LOC134571352 gene encoding uncharacterized protein LOC134571352 has translation MLFYVGDSEIRKRLSEYTPGSTQNLQGHGYSRVCVQLFGMTGHGKSSLINSCLCVAKDVKYRNVANSSIANTATTMMRNEFKLNNAVYMTDNRGITKLTEEELFEISAQFCQLRTTGEVMWKDGSKRNNEALIKTPKIQEIIVPVFVYSAEYPSAPQTFEQYEAFIREAYNMTDLFPIIVLTKCKQINTKELEYKFRQLGANHVVRIENYTTTNNQRNPEIDTNILKFLEICLEEADQAIDLKLGRDPQQEWSNKVSRLNNMIKEAEERKQKQEKEDEKKRYQSTCILI, from the exons ATGCTGTTTTATGTTGGTGATAGCGAGATAAGGAAGAGGCTGTCTGAGTACACCCCGGGGTCCACCCAGAATCTCCAAGGACATGGATACAGTCGAGTTTGTGTGCAGCTCTTTGGGATGACAGGACACGGCAAATCATCCCTTATTAACTCTTGTTTGTGCGTTGCCAAAGACGTTAAGTATCGCAATGTGGCTAATTCCAGCATAGCTAATACAGCCACCACCATGATGAGAAATGAGTTCAAATTAAATAATGCCGTCTACATGACTGATAACAGGGGTATTACTAAGCTAACGGAAGAGGAATTATTTGAGATATCAGCTCAGTTCT GTCAGCTACGTACAACAGGCGAAGTGATGTGGAAAGATGGATCTAAGAGGAATAATGAAGCACTTATAAAAACCCCAAAAATCCAAGAGATTATAgtgccagtttttgtttacag TGCTGAATACCCCAGTGCACCACAGACATTTGAACAATATGAGGCATTTATTAGAGAGGCCTACAACATGACAG ATCTCTTTCCCATTATTGTTCTCACTAAATGCAAACAAATTAATACCAAAGAACTAGAATACAAGTTTAGGCAACTTGGAGCAAACCACGTAGTTCGTATCGAGAATTACACCACTACGAACAACCAACGCAACCCAGAGATAGACACAAACATCCTGAAATTTCTGGAAATCTGTTTGGAGGAAGCAGATCAAGCAATCGATCTAAAATTGGGGAGAGACCCCCAACAAGAATGGTCAAACAAGGTCTCGAGGCTGAATAATATGATCAAGGAAGCAGAGGAAAGGAAGCAAAAGCAAGAAAAAGAGGACGAGAAGAAACGTTATCAAAGTACATGCATACTTATTTAA